One part of the Streptomyces lienomycini genome encodes these proteins:
- a CDS encoding NADH:flavin oxidoreductase/NADH oxidase, whose product MSALFEPLRLRDTTIPNRVWMPPMCQYSAAPQGPSAGVPGDWHFAHYGARAVGGTGLIVVEATGVSPEGRISPQDLGLWNDTQVEAFRRITDFLRSQGTVPAIQLAHAGRKASTAQPWKGGAPVGPDAYGWQPLAPSALAFDEGHPVPTELTVAEIQEVVGLFADAARRALAAGFEAVEIHGAHGYLIHEFLSPHSNHRTDAYGGSYENRTRLALEVVDAVRQVWPDDKPLFFRVSATDWLDGGGWTPDDTVRLAGDLRAHGIDLLDVSTGGNVPRVRIPTGPGYQVPFAARVKAETTLPVAAVGLITDVEQAEKILANGEADAVLLGRELLRNPSFAQHAARELGADVRMPDQYGWGL is encoded by the coding sequence ATGAGCGCCCTCTTCGAGCCCCTCCGGCTCCGTGACACCACGATCCCGAACCGGGTGTGGATGCCGCCGATGTGCCAGTACTCCGCCGCACCGCAGGGCCCGTCGGCGGGGGTGCCCGGCGACTGGCACTTCGCGCACTACGGGGCCCGCGCGGTGGGCGGCACCGGGCTGATCGTCGTGGAGGCCACCGGTGTGTCGCCCGAGGGCCGCATCTCCCCGCAGGACCTGGGGCTGTGGAACGACACGCAGGTCGAGGCGTTCCGCCGGATCACGGACTTCCTGCGCTCCCAGGGCACGGTCCCCGCGATCCAGTTGGCCCACGCCGGTCGCAAGGCGTCGACCGCGCAGCCGTGGAAGGGCGGTGCGCCGGTGGGACCGGACGCGTACGGCTGGCAGCCGCTGGCCCCGAGCGCCCTGGCGTTCGACGAGGGACACCCCGTGCCGACCGAGCTGACCGTCGCGGAAATACAGGAGGTCGTCGGGCTATTCGCCGACGCCGCGCGCCGGGCACTGGCCGCCGGCTTCGAGGCCGTCGAGATCCACGGCGCCCACGGCTACCTGATCCACGAGTTCCTGTCGCCGCACTCCAACCACCGCACCGACGCCTACGGCGGCTCGTACGAGAACCGCACCCGGCTCGCGCTGGAGGTCGTCGACGCCGTACGGCAGGTGTGGCCGGACGACAAGCCGCTGTTCTTCCGCGTCTCGGCGACCGACTGGCTGGACGGGGGCGGCTGGACGCCGGACGACACGGTCCGCCTCGCCGGCGACCTCCGGGCCCACGGCATCGACCTCCTCGACGTGTCCACCGGCGGCAACGTCCCGCGCGTCCGGATCCCCACCGGGCCCGGCTACCAGGTCCCGTTCGCCGCGCGCGTGAAGGCCGAGACCACCCTGCCGGTCGCCGCCGTCGGCCTGATCACCGACGTCGAGCAGGCCGAGAAGATCCTGGCCAACGGCGAGGCCGACGCGGTACTGCTGGGCCGAGAACTGCTGCGCAACCCGTCCTTCGCCCAGCACGCGGCACGGGAGCTGGGCGCGGACGTCCGGATGCCGGACCAGTACGGCTGGGGCCTGTGA
- a CDS encoding DUF305 domain-containing protein, whose translation MSFRPPMSSASLVTAALTALAVLGLGACDSGSDTGSAATAGPSVLAPGKPGEDNRTLSAEDAQEQRADDDSPNSADVSYARMMIQHHAQALKMTELAPQQAESGRVKKLAERISAAQGPEIKAMEGWLTTNGEKTAGGGGHEHAAMPGMATEAQLEKLRAARGKAFDQLFLTLMITHHEGAITMATDVKSEGNNVRIEEMADDVVAQQTSEISRMREML comes from the coding sequence GTGTCCTTTCGCCCCCCGATGTCCAGCGCGTCGCTCGTCACGGCCGCGCTGACCGCACTGGCCGTGCTCGGACTCGGGGCCTGCGACTCGGGTTCGGACACCGGGTCGGCGGCCACCGCCGGGCCCTCGGTGCTCGCTCCGGGCAAGCCGGGCGAGGACAACCGGACACTCTCCGCCGAGGACGCGCAGGAGCAGCGGGCCGACGACGACTCCCCCAACTCGGCGGACGTCTCCTACGCGCGGATGATGATCCAGCACCATGCCCAGGCGCTGAAGATGACCGAACTGGCGCCGCAGCAGGCCGAGTCCGGCCGGGTCAAGAAGCTGGCCGAACGGATCTCGGCGGCCCAGGGACCGGAGATCAAGGCCATGGAGGGCTGGCTCACGACCAACGGCGAGAAGACGGCGGGCGGCGGCGGGCACGAGCACGCCGCGATGCCGGGGATGGCGACCGAGGCACAGCTGGAGAAGCTGCGCGCGGCGCGGGGCAAGGCCTTCGACCAGCTCTTCCTCACCCTGATGATCACCCACCACGAGGGCGCGATCACCATGGCCACGGACGTGAAGTCCGAAGGGAACAACGTGCGGATCGAGGAGATGGCCGACGACGTGGTCGCCCAGCAGACGAGCGAGATCTCGCGGATGCGCGAGATGCTGTGA
- a CDS encoding MarR family winged helix-turn-helix transcriptional regulator, translating into MTATDGDPATGGDAGAGDGGAYGGGADGRTGPGGDTVAAVVRQWRAVHPDLDTGPMEIIGRINRCAALLQQAEDAPLRRAGLSRAEFDLLGALRRTGHELTPGELARETFSSGAAVTKRLKQLSERGLVERRGDTRDRRVAHVRLTDTGRDLVDGILPEQLAYESAVLSGVDGPRQGELAALLGGLLGQLEGRLDALRA; encoded by the coding sequence ATGACCGCAACCGACGGGGACCCGGCGACCGGGGGCGACGCGGGAGCCGGTGACGGGGGAGCGTACGGCGGGGGAGCCGACGGGAGAACGGGGCCGGGCGGGGACACCGTGGCCGCCGTCGTACGCCAGTGGCGTGCCGTCCACCCGGACCTCGACACCGGGCCGATGGAGATCATCGGCCGTATCAACCGCTGCGCCGCCCTCCTCCAGCAGGCCGAGGACGCCCCGCTGCGCCGCGCGGGCCTCAGCCGCGCCGAGTTCGACCTGCTCGGCGCGCTGCGCCGCACCGGGCACGAGCTGACCCCCGGCGAGCTGGCCCGCGAGACCTTCTCCTCCGGCGCCGCCGTCACCAAACGCCTCAAGCAGCTCAGCGAGCGCGGCCTGGTCGAGCGGCGCGGCGACACCCGCGACCGCCGGGTCGCCCACGTCCGCCTCACGGACACCGGCCGTGACCTCGTCGACGGCATCCTTCCCGAACAGCTCGCCTACGAGTCCGCCGTCCTGTCCGGCGTGGACGGTCCCCGGCAGGGCGAGCTGGCGGCGCTCCTCGGAGGGCTGCTGGGACAGCTGGAGGGCCGCCTGGACGCGCTGCGGGCCTGA
- a CDS encoding DUF5134 domain-containing protein has translation MHGPASPGWLLVALCAATGAYCLLRMRSGVEEQRRAAGGEALMGFGMAAMAVPAAVFTPPGWVWSAYAVVFGAAGLRALWAARSGRHHLHHLVGAGAMVYMAVAMAGSPAQAHGHGHGASGVPLLTGALLLYFTGYVLLTGVRLIPVVAAVGGPSSPPSSPPAGPASGWGDRPELARACRLSMAIAMLAMLLPL, from the coding sequence GTGCACGGACCGGCGTCGCCCGGATGGCTGCTGGTCGCGCTGTGCGCGGCGACCGGTGCCTACTGCCTGCTGCGGATGCGCAGCGGTGTCGAGGAGCAGCGCCGCGCCGCGGGCGGCGAGGCCCTCATGGGGTTCGGGATGGCCGCCATGGCCGTGCCCGCCGCGGTGTTCACCCCGCCCGGGTGGGTGTGGTCCGCCTACGCGGTGGTGTTCGGCGCCGCCGGGCTGCGGGCGTTGTGGGCGGCTCGGTCCGGGCGTCACCATCTGCACCACCTGGTGGGCGCCGGGGCGATGGTCTACATGGCGGTGGCGATGGCGGGCTCCCCCGCCCAGGCGCACGGGCACGGCCACGGCGCGTCCGGCGTCCCCCTGCTGACCGGGGCACTGCTGCTGTACTTCACCGGCTACGTGCTGCTGACCGGCGTACGCCTGATACCCGTCGTCGCGGCGGTCGGCGGCCCGTCCTCGCCCCCCTCCTCGCCCCCCGCCGGTCCCGCCTCCGGGTGGGGCGACCGGCCGGAGCTGGCGCGGGCCTGCCGGCTTTCCATGGCGATCGCGATGCTGGCCATGCTGCTGCCCCTGTGA
- a CDS encoding HAD family hydrolase — protein sequence MSAVLFDFSGTLFRIESTEAWLRAALDAAGLRLAAPDLAETARALGRAGALPGGAPPPRVPEELAEVWETRDHSSELHRAAYTGLSRQVPLPHPDLHDALYERHMEPGAWSPYPDAAEVLSALRGRGTAVGVVSNIGWDLRPVFRAHGLDRYVDTYVLSYEHGIRKPDPRLFGVACSALGVEPGRTLMVGDDRRADGGATALGCAVHFVDHLPVAQRPAGLRPVLDLVRRGAGQPWTPRTETGAREDGSP from the coding sequence ATGTCCGCCGTGCTGTTCGACTTCTCCGGGACCCTGTTCCGCATCGAATCCACCGAGGCCTGGCTGCGCGCGGCGCTCGACGCCGCCGGACTCCGGCTCGCCGCCCCGGACTTGGCGGAGACGGCCCGGGCGCTCGGGCGGGCGGGAGCGCTGCCCGGCGGCGCACCTCCCCCGCGGGTGCCGGAGGAACTCGCCGAGGTGTGGGAGACCCGCGACCACAGCTCCGAGCTGCACCGGGCCGCGTACACCGGACTCTCCCGGCAGGTGCCGCTGCCGCACCCGGACCTGCACGACGCGCTGTACGAGCGGCACATGGAGCCGGGCGCGTGGAGCCCCTACCCCGACGCCGCCGAGGTGCTCAGCGCGTTGCGCGGGCGCGGGACCGCCGTCGGGGTGGTCAGCAACATCGGCTGGGACCTGCGGCCGGTCTTCCGCGCCCACGGCCTCGACCGGTACGTGGACACCTACGTCCTGTCCTACGAGCACGGCATCCGCAAGCCCGATCCCCGGCTGTTCGGCGTCGCCTGCTCGGCGCTGGGGGTGGAGCCGGGGCGGACCCTGATGGTCGGCGACGACCGGCGGGCGGACGGCGGCGCGACGGCGCTCGGGTGCGCGGTGCATTTCGTGGACCACCTGCCGGTGGCCCAACGCCCGGCCGGGCTGCGGCCGGTGCTTGACCTGGTACGCCGAGGGGCGGGGCAGCCGTGGACTCCCCGCACCGAGACGGGAGCCCGCGAGGACGGAAGCCCGTGA
- a CDS encoding ArsR/SmtB family transcription factor, which translates to MPPAATAAGVRELPHPTRAEIRLEEVLHALSDPVRLRIVRDLAADSEALFSCSHFDLPVSKSTTTYHFRVLRECGVIRQTYRGTAKMNGLRRDDLDAVFPGLLDALLAAAARQAAGAGPLR; encoded by the coding sequence GTGCCCCCCGCCGCCACCGCCGCCGGCGTCCGCGAACTGCCGCACCCGACGCGCGCGGAGATCCGCCTGGAGGAAGTGCTGCACGCGCTCTCCGACCCGGTGCGGTTGCGGATCGTGCGGGATCTCGCCGCCGACAGTGAGGCGCTCTTCTCCTGCTCGCACTTCGACCTGCCGGTCAGCAAGTCCACCACCACGTACCACTTCCGGGTGCTGCGCGAGTGCGGGGTGATCCGGCAGACCTACCGGGGCACGGCCAAGATGAACGGCCTGCGCCGGGACGATCTGGACGCCGTCTTCCCCGGGCTGCTCGACGCCCTGCTGGCCGCGGCCGCACGCCAGGCCGCCGGGGCGGGCCCGCTCCGCTGA
- a CDS encoding FUSC family protein, protein MSSATPTSGTSLGRHLSLAGVLRLRRPSEIWFKPALSSVAAVAPPNLLLLAYGRLDLAMYTMAGSLCALYAHNRPYAARARTLAWVVLGMLGGLAVALVTASLTRNAVVLVTVGALLAAVQKALCDATRVGPPGNVVLTFISSAALFVPQTLGQVPGHLALGAAAGVWAWLVGMAPALIRPHGPERRATAQALNAAAAFAATRGTGDGHAPARAAGYAAVQAAWQTLLSLPSTGARATTRHALERLVVRAEVALAAPADTDPERLRAWALALRGAGRVPRTGDTPEGAEELAGVDAELAARPAPLRQRLGPLAPIAARTALGCALAGYASLALGIGRPYWALVTAAALYQANMTLTWSRAVQRVVGNLAGVLFFAAIAPLAHLGQVLLVLCCLALNFGAEALITRNYWLGSVCVTPMALLVTEFAGYQAPGDLMTERAVDTLVGALVGFLAAVAVTDRRAGNRVEQAVTAADRARERAARLLAEPAPAPGALEAARRGLAAALTDLRATADGAAGEWWGRALPQERVVLAEQSGHRTLAEAVRRQAARPDRDTGTRTEDVRP, encoded by the coding sequence ATGAGCAGTGCGACCCCCACCTCCGGCACCTCACTGGGCCGACACCTGTCCCTGGCAGGCGTGCTGCGCCTGCGCCGGCCCTCCGAGATCTGGTTCAAGCCCGCCCTGAGTTCGGTCGCCGCCGTCGCCCCTCCCAACCTCCTCCTGCTGGCGTACGGCCGCCTCGACCTGGCGATGTACACGATGGCCGGGTCCCTGTGCGCGCTCTACGCCCACAACCGCCCCTACGCCGCCCGCGCCCGCACCCTGGCGTGGGTGGTGCTCGGCATGCTCGGCGGCCTCGCCGTGGCCCTGGTCACCGCCTCGCTCACCCGGAACGCCGTCGTCCTCGTCACCGTCGGCGCCCTGCTGGCCGCCGTGCAGAAGGCCCTGTGCGACGCCACCCGCGTCGGTCCGCCGGGCAACGTGGTCCTGACCTTCATCAGCTCCGCCGCCCTCTTCGTCCCGCAGACCCTCGGGCAGGTCCCGGGGCACCTGGCGCTGGGCGCCGCCGCGGGCGTCTGGGCCTGGCTCGTCGGCATGGCACCCGCACTAATCCGCCCGCACGGACCGGAACGCCGGGCCACCGCCCAGGCCCTGAACGCCGCCGCCGCGTTCGCCGCCACCCGCGGCACCGGTGACGGCCACGCACCCGCCCGCGCCGCCGGGTACGCCGCCGTACAGGCCGCCTGGCAGACGCTGCTGTCCCTGCCTTCGACCGGCGCCCGCGCCACCACCCGGCACGCCCTGGAACGCCTCGTCGTCCGCGCCGAGGTCGCGCTGGCAGCCCCCGCCGACACCGATCCGGAGCGGCTGCGCGCCTGGGCCCTCGCCCTGCGCGGCGCAGGGCGCGTCCCCCGCACCGGCGACACCCCGGAAGGGGCCGAGGAACTCGCCGGAGTGGACGCCGAACTCGCCGCCCGCCCCGCGCCGCTGCGGCAGCGGCTCGGCCCGCTGGCCCCGATCGCCGCCCGTACCGCCCTCGGCTGCGCGCTGGCCGGGTACGCCTCCCTCGCCCTCGGTATCGGCCGCCCCTACTGGGCCCTGGTCACCGCCGCCGCGCTCTACCAGGCCAACATGACCCTGACCTGGAGCCGGGCCGTGCAGCGCGTCGTCGGCAACCTCGCGGGCGTGCTGTTCTTCGCCGCCATCGCCCCCCTCGCGCACCTCGGACAGGTGCTGCTCGTCCTGTGCTGCCTCGCCCTCAACTTCGGCGCCGAGGCACTCATCACCCGCAACTACTGGCTCGGCAGCGTCTGCGTGACCCCGATGGCCCTGCTCGTCACCGAGTTCGCCGGCTACCAGGCCCCCGGCGACCTGATGACCGAGCGGGCCGTGGACACCCTCGTCGGGGCCCTGGTCGGCTTCCTCGCAGCCGTCGCCGTCACCGACCGCCGTGCCGGGAACCGCGTCGAACAGGCGGTCACCGCGGCCGACCGGGCCCGGGAGCGTGCCGCGCGCCTCCTGGCGGAGCCCGCCCCCGCCCCCGGCGCCCTGGAGGCCGCCCGCCGGGGCCTGGCCGCGGCCCTGACCGACCTGCGCGCCACCGCCGACGGCGCGGCCGGCGAATGGTGGGGCCGCGCGCTGCCCCAGGAGAGGGTCGTGCTCGCCGAGCAGTCCGGACACCGTACGCTCGCCGAAGCGGTGCGACGCCAGGCAGCGCGTCCGGACCGGGACACGGGCACGAGGACGGAGGACGTACGGCCATGA
- a CDS encoding DUF6214 family protein codes for MSVRHTWVVGEGGTRTSWFDVRLAFADGARVDALAVLSGQDVRVEDVRAEPPLSLDDLAVLAEWLENPLFEACVPAPARAEPSASRRARPAWPRGREGRRLVAQEYRTARETGGDPVLAVMRATGHSRRKSLRLIGQARDEGFLTPRRARR; via the coding sequence ATGTCCGTGCGGCACACCTGGGTGGTGGGCGAGGGCGGCACCAGGACCTCGTGGTTCGACGTCCGGCTGGCCTTCGCGGACGGTGCCCGGGTGGACGCGCTCGCCGTGCTGTCCGGTCAGGACGTGCGGGTCGAGGACGTACGGGCCGAACCGCCGCTGTCCCTCGACGACCTGGCCGTGCTCGCGGAGTGGCTGGAGAACCCGCTCTTCGAGGCATGCGTGCCGGCTCCCGCCCGTGCCGAGCCGTCGGCGTCGCGGCGGGCCCGCCCCGCGTGGCCGCGCGGACGGGAGGGGCGCAGGCTGGTCGCCCAGGAGTACCGGACGGCCCGGGAGACGGGCGGCGACCCGGTCCTCGCGGTGATGCGCGCGACCGGGCACAGCAGGCGCAAGTCGCTCAGGCTGATCGGCCAGGCACGCGACGAGGGCTTCCTGACGCCCCGTCGCGCACGCCGCTGA
- a CDS encoding phosphatase PAP2 family protein, producing MQTPPVDSPPAPPQPRTTLRLAWVLAACSALLLALVAVEWGPLFRLDDDIAATTHRWAVDEPGVTHTMRILTDWVWDTWTMRLLCAVVVVWLWWRRADRWTAVWLGTTCLLGSLLQQVLKAAVDRPRPVWPDPVDSAHYAAFPSGHAMTATFVCGLLVWLLHHYGVRRDLRRTGLAVAVVSVAGVGATRVWLGVHWATDVLGGWLMGALIVTLAVLVHRRKHP from the coding sequence ATGCAGACGCCGCCGGTCGACTCCCCGCCCGCCCCGCCGCAGCCGCGCACCACCCTCCGCCTCGCGTGGGTGCTGGCCGCGTGTTCAGCGCTGCTGCTCGCCCTGGTGGCCGTCGAGTGGGGCCCGTTGTTCCGTCTGGACGACGACATCGCGGCCACGACCCACCGCTGGGCCGTCGACGAACCCGGCGTCACGCACACCATGCGGATCCTCACCGACTGGGTGTGGGACACCTGGACGATGCGCCTGCTGTGCGCGGTGGTGGTGGTGTGGCTGTGGTGGCGGCGGGCGGACCGGTGGACGGCCGTGTGGCTCGGGACGACCTGCCTGCTGGGCAGCCTTCTGCAACAGGTCCTGAAGGCCGCGGTGGACCGGCCCCGCCCGGTCTGGCCCGACCCGGTGGACTCCGCGCACTACGCGGCCTTCCCCTCCGGGCACGCCATGACCGCGACGTTCGTGTGCGGCCTGCTCGTGTGGCTGCTCCACCACTACGGCGTCCGCCGCGACCTGCGCCGTACCGGTCTCGCCGTGGCCGTGGTCTCGGTGGCCGGTGTCGGCGCGACCCGGGTGTGGCTCGGCGTCCACTGGGCCACGGACGTCCTCGGCGGCTGGCTCATGGGGGCCCTGATCGTGACGCTCGCGGTCCTGGTGCACCGGCGCAAGCACCCGTGA
- a CDS encoding LVIVD repeat-containing protein encodes MTLSNDPRTRRRRLGVAAVAAGLLSALLTAGPAVATPDPGDGPATSKEVSKSARAEVRDAIGNGEIPGQDEIVHSDNIEHLTNIPKDALSGTNSDLAFQGRYAFAGNYDGFRIFDIKNPKKPKTVAQVLCPGSQNDISVSGDLLFLSTDSSRSDSSCNSTTQPATEKSSWEGMKVFDISDKRNPKYVAAVETACGSHTHTLVPERKNVYIYVSSYSPNAAYPDCQPPHDGISVIKVPRKAPERAALVGFPVLFPGEGADGGGNPGGPTNPGVSKTTGCHDITVLPSEDLAAGACMGDGILFSIKDPERPKVIDRVQDNVNFAFWHSATFNQKANKVVFTDELGGGGAATCNAEIGPNRGADGIYDIVGRGDHRKLVFRSYFKIPRHQADTENCVAHNGSLIPVKGKDIMVQAWYQGGISVWEFTDSSRPKEIAYFERGPLTTDTMTTGGSWSAYYYNGYIYSNDIAKGFDVLKLSDRRTDPAKRVHLRELNTQTQPDYFD; translated from the coding sequence GTGACCCTGTCCAACGACCCGCGAACGCGGCGCAGACGACTGGGAGTCGCGGCCGTGGCCGCCGGACTCCTGTCCGCCCTGCTGACCGCCGGCCCGGCCGTCGCGACCCCCGACCCCGGGGACGGTCCGGCCACGTCCAAGGAGGTGTCCAAGAGTGCGCGCGCCGAGGTGCGCGACGCCATCGGGAACGGCGAGATACCCGGGCAGGACGAGATAGTCCACTCCGACAACATCGAGCACCTGACCAACATCCCCAAGGACGCGCTGTCCGGCACCAACTCGGACCTGGCCTTCCAGGGCCGGTACGCCTTCGCCGGCAACTACGACGGCTTCCGCATCTTCGACATCAAGAACCCGAAGAAGCCGAAGACCGTCGCCCAGGTGCTGTGTCCCGGCTCGCAGAACGACATCTCCGTCTCCGGGGACCTGCTGTTCCTGTCGACCGACTCCTCGCGCAGCGACAGCAGTTGCAACAGCACCACGCAGCCGGCGACCGAGAAGTCCTCCTGGGAGGGCATGAAGGTCTTCGACATCAGCGACAAGCGGAACCCGAAGTACGTCGCCGCCGTCGAGACCGCCTGCGGCTCGCACACCCACACGCTGGTGCCCGAGCGCAAGAACGTCTACATCTACGTCTCCTCCTACTCGCCGAACGCCGCGTACCCGGACTGCCAGCCGCCGCACGACGGGATCTCCGTGATCAAGGTGCCGCGCAAGGCGCCCGAGCGGGCGGCCCTGGTGGGCTTCCCCGTGCTGTTCCCCGGTGAGGGCGCCGACGGCGGCGGCAACCCGGGCGGGCCCACCAACCCGGGCGTCTCCAAGACCACCGGCTGCCACGACATCACCGTCCTGCCCTCCGAGGACCTGGCGGCCGGCGCCTGCATGGGTGACGGCATCCTGTTCTCCATCAAGGACCCCGAGCGCCCGAAGGTCATCGACCGCGTCCAGGACAACGTGAACTTCGCGTTCTGGCACTCGGCGACCTTCAACCAGAAGGCGAACAAGGTCGTGTTCACCGACGAGCTGGGCGGTGGCGGCGCCGCCACCTGCAACGCGGAGATCGGCCCGAACCGCGGCGCCGACGGCATCTACGACATCGTCGGCCGGGGCGACCACCGCAAGCTGGTCTTCCGCAGCTACTTCAAGATCCCGCGCCACCAGGCGGACACCGAGAACTGCGTGGCCCACAACGGCTCGCTGATCCCGGTCAAGGGCAAGGACATCATGGTCCAGGCCTGGTACCAGGGCGGCATCTCCGTCTGGGAGTTCACCGACTCCTCGCGGCCCAAGGAGATCGCCTACTTCGAGCGGGGCCCGCTGACCACCGACACGATGACCACGGGCGGTTCCTGGTCGGCGTACTACTACAACGGGTACATCTACTCGAACGACATCGCCAAGGGCTTCGACGTCCTCAAGCTCAGCGACCGGCGCACCGACCCCGCCAAGCGGGTCCACCTGCGTGAGCTCAACACGCAGACGCAGCCGGACTACTTCGACTGA
- a CDS encoding M56 family metallopeptidase, with protein sequence MILPAALLLLGALAAVLAPRLLARADWPDREPVVALWLWQCVVAAVIVCCALSMTLSAAAAWHAVGGPVFATAPGPVVEAYALGTSGLWADTTAVALACGGLWSAAMLVREVVRARARRRLRRAELVHRAPLLPGEEPGTDRLVVLEGERPDAWWLPGTPPQLVVTTAALRRLRGRQLDAVLAHEKGHAQARHDWLLHCSAALADGFPQVPVFAAFRDEMHRLVELAADDVASRRFGRLTTALALVELNEDRGVFGPCPTAQAHVPQRVHRLLTPPNRLTAARRLRLTAAAALVPVVPVLVAFAPGLRALG encoded by the coding sequence ATGATTCTCCCCGCGGCACTGCTGCTGCTCGGCGCGCTGGCCGCCGTGCTCGCCCCCAGGCTGCTGGCCCGGGCCGACTGGCCGGATCGCGAACCGGTGGTCGCCCTGTGGCTCTGGCAGTGCGTGGTCGCGGCGGTGATCGTGTGCTGCGCGCTGTCGATGACGTTGAGCGCGGCGGCGGCCTGGCACGCGGTGGGCGGCCCCGTCTTCGCGACGGCCCCCGGTCCGGTGGTCGAGGCCTACGCGCTGGGCACGTCCGGCCTCTGGGCCGACACGACCGCCGTCGCGCTGGCGTGCGGCGGGCTGTGGAGCGCCGCGATGCTGGTCCGGGAGGTCGTACGGGCCCGCGCCCGGCGCCGGCTGCGCCGGGCGGAACTCGTGCACCGCGCTCCGCTGCTGCCGGGCGAGGAGCCCGGCACCGACCGGCTCGTCGTCCTGGAGGGCGAGCGGCCGGACGCCTGGTGGCTGCCCGGCACTCCCCCGCAGCTGGTGGTGACCACCGCCGCGCTGCGCCGGCTCAGGGGCAGGCAACTGGACGCGGTGCTCGCCCACGAGAAGGGGCACGCGCAGGCGCGGCACGACTGGCTGCTGCACTGCTCCGCCGCGCTGGCGGACGGCTTCCCGCAGGTTCCGGTCTTCGCGGCGTTCCGCGACGAGATGCACCGCCTGGTCGAACTCGCCGCCGACGACGTGGCCTCGCGCCGCTTCGGCCGTCTGACGACCGCCCTGGCCCTGGTCGAACTCAACGAGGACCGCGGTGTCTTCGGCCCCTGCCCGACCGCCCAGGCACATGTCCCGCAGCGGGTCCACCGGTTGCTCACCCCGCCGAACCGGCTGACGGCGGCCCGGAGGCTGCGGCTGACGGCCGCGGCCGCGCTGGTGCCGGTGGTTCCGGTGCTGGTGGCGTTCGCACCGGGGCTGCGGGCCCTGGGATAG
- a CDS encoding TetR/AcrR family transcriptional regulator, which yields MSPRSASVNEELRRRSKERLLQAAVELVGEHGYEATTLGAIADRAGSARGLVSYYFPGKRQLVQSAVHRLMHRTLEEALEREPRTAEGRERMARAIDAVLGLARDRPVLMRQHMAGLLQTEVGFVPCPEQRRLAELLRDTVARHGSRDVERDYPMLRAQLMGAVFAALLPGAPLPVRDLRAELFERYRLDWELGAPPDTEASGGTTCDTDLSRFFATGVLGRPDRTARAGRTGRTGRTAQSK from the coding sequence ATGTCCCCGCGCAGCGCCTCGGTCAATGAAGAATTGCGGCGGCGCTCGAAGGAGCGGCTCCTGCAGGCCGCCGTCGAGCTGGTGGGCGAGCACGGCTACGAGGCGACGACGCTGGGGGCCATCGCCGACCGGGCGGGCTCGGCGCGCGGCCTCGTCTCGTACTACTTCCCCGGCAAGCGCCAGTTGGTGCAGTCAGCGGTGCACCGCCTGATGCACCGCACCCTGGAGGAGGCCCTGGAGCGCGAGCCGCGCACCGCCGAGGGGCGCGAGCGGATGGCGCGGGCCATCGACGCGGTCCTCGGACTCGCCCGCGACCGGCCGGTGCTCATGCGCCAGCACATGGCGGGCCTGCTCCAGACCGAGGTGGGCTTCGTACCGTGCCCGGAGCAGCGGCGGCTGGCGGAGCTGCTGCGGGACACCGTGGCCCGGCACGGCTCGCGGGACGTCGAGCGCGACTACCCGATGCTGCGCGCGCAGCTCATGGGCGCCGTCTTCGCGGCCCTGCTGCCGGGAGCACCGCTGCCGGTTCGGGACCTGCGCGCCGAGTTGTTCGAGCGCTACCGGCTGGACTGGGAGCTGGGTGCCCCGCCGGACACCGAGGCGTCCGGCGGGACGACGTGCGACACGGACCTGTCGCGGTTCTTCGCGACCGGCGTGCTCGGCCGTCCGGACCGCACGGCCCGGGCGGGGCGAACGGGACGGACGGGACGGACGGCTCAGTCGAAGTAG